One Arachis hypogaea cultivar Tifrunner chromosome 18, arahy.Tifrunner.gnm2.J5K5, whole genome shotgun sequence genomic window, gtatcctacataagtatcttctaataaaagttaTTGACCTTCtgatagaagagaaaaaaatcttgttctttaaatatCTTGTTCGACGGAAGATCGTATTtgggagatttctggttcttcatCTGCCTCAAATCTTGTTCTGTAGGTTCTGGcaactacaaaagaaaaaaatcaaaattatataaCACTTACTAAACCCCTTAAAGCTTAAATTTGAAAGCATACATAgcacaaaaatggaaaaaaatgaaattcacaaacaaAATCAGAAACAAGGTAAAGAAGTGTATATCATACCAATTCAATGTGACCATGAGGGAAATAGAAAACTCTGTCTTGAACACAAGGAACATCCATTAATGGCCCTGCACAGCCTCCATAGCTCTTTAAACAAATCATCACCAGCCCCACCTGCcacaaaacaaaacacaaacatgTTGGAAACTTTGCATGGTTTTTTTCAGACCAAAAGTTGGAaacttttttctctcatttttgcATTAAGCTCTTCCTTAGTAACCTCCATGTTCACAAGGCAAAAAGGGTCATTCACTTCAtattgaaaaattaaaggaaaacattaaaaatgAAGGGTCCCAACAACATTAGTCAATTGCTGAAAGAACACAGACATTACTCTTTTTCAGCTCAACACTCACATTAACCAAACATGGTAATAACAAAAccacatgaaaataaataaataagtgggAGATATTGAGCAGAGGAAGAGATATTATTAGATCCATTAAGACTTAAAAGAGTCAACTATCTAACGTAAAGAGTCAACCATAGTCTCTTGAAACTCAGCTCCAAGATAGCCACTAGAAACATGGAACCAGTTATCCAATAACAAGTAGTTTGCCACAGTACCAGAAATATATAGATAATAATAAGAGACAATCAAGAAGACATGAAAGGAGAGAATGAAGGGCACAGACCTCATTTTGGATCCTGTTGCATAAAGATTCAACCAATTGATTTCTGTCAAATCCCATATTAACCACTTCCTGAAGAAGCTCTTCGTCAATCTGCAAAACCATGATATTGGTGGATTTTGtaaatgaataagtgtgagtatcAAAATTGTTTAAGGTGGAGTTAATGTCAAAAATAAAAACCAGGCAAATTGATAAACATAAGGACACTATTCTATTCTTTATCAGAAGGTAAGATAAAGAACAAATATGTTCCTTTTGCTTCACTCAAATTTTAACTCCAGTTGGCACAGTCTCAGAGAAAGAACAAACTTTGAAATGCTGAATTCAATGATAGGAATATTTAGGAACATGAAGCTTAATAGTTGACAATAGTTGATAAATTGCCATGAGCCACGAAAATACTGCAGCACATATAATCCACatgcaacaaaaataattaacatgaAATCAGTAAACTACTCTAGACAAATGAATAATAGGCCCCATTAgtacttgatttttttttattagaacaTTACCATTTACCAATACAAAGTAAACTGCTGATTAAGAAAGCAACAATCATTCACATACAGATCCAAGAATCAAGCAGCTGACTGGTCAATAAATATATTATGTAGCCTAACTTATTTGAGAATAAGCATACTCAATGAAaaggtttctgccatttaatcacTAAATACAGCTAAAATCAATATCTAACTATTCTAACCCTTACCTCTTTGTTGATCAAATACACAAGACTTGTCCCTGTTTTTCTCTTGAGCCCAAAACCTTAACCGTTCCAAGAACTAGAATTTTGGTTACATTTCACAAGGCCATTCGACCAAATTAAACACAGAGGAGAGAAAATCACTCACCTCTCTTTGCTTGTGGTGGTAGTTGTGTTAAAAGAAATTgaataaactggaaaaaatggaGCAAGAGAATTATCAGAATTTTGAATTagaggagaaaagaaagaagatgaagtcGCTGTTCTCACCTAGCAAAGAAAGTCGAAGAACAGTTGGGTGAGTGGAACGCAGCTCCCTCTTAAGCTTCAGTCAGCTCCCTCCTTGGCCATCATTCTCTTTCTCTTGGTGCTATGATTGATGAAGAGCCAAAAACTTGAAGAACGCTCCTGTTTTTGCTCCCTGGTGCTTTGGCTATTCCTCTGTTCCTTGCCCTCTCTCTACTGTCTGTGAATTCATGAGGGAGACAGACAGAGACACAATGTTATATTATGAttatgggtatttttcttgtagtgagttcTCCTATGTTATGTTAGATAGATTGAAGAGGAGGTACCTGTCACAAATTTGAACCTATTCCATCAAGGGTGATTTGTTTAATATGCCACTAAACAAGTCAATCGGTATCTAAATAGACATGTTACTTGTGCAACTTGGAAGGAGAAGCAAATTACAAGCAGAATGCAAACATTCAACTGAGATTGAAGTGCTTGAATAAACTCCAGAAGTACTTACTTGAGAGGATCCTCAGTGCTTTCCCCAACATATGCAATAGCAGCAAAGTGCATCACAGCATCAAACTTAttctccaaaaatattttattaacctGGTAACCAGTTAAGTAGAAAATCTTTCTTGGGTATTCTCCACATACGTTTCAATCAAAGTTAAAAATATGACAACAAAATATTTCTAGTGATGAGGAAAGTGGGTAAGGATACAGATGTCTGATCTCCCAAGTCAACATATATAAATTGAAGCCTTCCTGGTTCTGGAAATAAATTTTGAAGAACTCTGACGGCACCCATATTTCCTCGTGACAGATTGTCCTGCCAAAAAGGAAAAAACAATGTTATGCTTGTCGCAACCACACTGATAAGTGCATTTGATTTTGTCAGAgaaatatttcatttttattaataGACATACTACTATAGTGACACGATAATTTTCCTTCAGAAGCCGAAGCGTAGCATGTGAACCAATGTAGCCTGCACCACCTGTTACTAAAACATGAGTTACCCCAGGTTCGCGAATGGCAAACTGGAAAAGGGGGAAAACAGAAACGAAAATGATAAATTAgcttaaataaataaagaaaattagctTTAGAGAAGGCAAACTCTTATATCAGGATAGTTCAAAGAAAGAAGAAATCTATaactgaaaaatatatatatcttgtcTTTATAATTTTTCCCTTACAAACTATCcccttttctccttctttcaacTATCTGGCTGACAAAAGTTGTGAACGGTAATTAAACATAACCAAGCTTCACTCTTTAtggacaaaaaattaaaatagttcatatcattcatcaattcatctcTATCAACAATCTACCActtttatgatatttttcaaaGGGTAATAATCAAACAGCTATGAAACTATAATGAATATGCACATCTCTGGTGTGGAGGGgacaaaaaaagggaaaagaagcaAAGACATAAAAAGCTCTCAAAGAAAACATGTGTAAGATGACTAGCGATTACCGGACTAGTGGAACTCAAAGATGGAGATTGCTTGATCATGATAATGCATAATGCTGTTAATCCAGCAGCAAGAAAAACTTTTCCAAGAAAATTGCCTTTCCTTTTTGGGTCAGCATAATCCAAGCCTAAAAGACAGAAAAACAGGAGAAATTAAATTGAAGAGGCCACATCTATGATAAGCTTAACAAATCCAATGGCATGAAATAAATTACAGAACTAGACAATGATTCGTCGTAAGCAAAAAGTGAAATTTAAACaagaaaaaatcaacaagaataataacaaaaataagaataataattcaGTTGACACATGGTGAAATTTAATACATGTACTATTTTAATACACAGGAGAAGTCATGACTTGTTAATACATgtactattttaatttcatgaTGGACTCATGCATGTGAATGAATTCAATTTAATTGATGGCTCAAAATCATGATGGATTCATGTGTGAAGGCATTCAATTCAATTAATGACTTGTTAATATGTGTACAAATTCAATTTCATGATGAGTTAGATAAGCATGCAAATATTAGGAATTTTTAAATCTACCCACACCTTTCTCAAATTATGATCAATGTATATTTAGTGGTATAATACAATTGAAGTCATTGTTTTTATGCCCCAAATTAAtgtctttataattttttgattttggaAATTAACTATTTCGGTATTTTCCTTTAAAGatacattaatttaatttattgtccttaaacataccttattaaattattaatatgttACTACTTTATACTTGATTGGTAATTaagaataaatgttaaataatgattattaataattatgatgaCAATTAGTAATTAATATGATACTAATCAAgttcaattcaaattttaaaacataaattattAATTCGTTTCTAGAATActttttcaaaagaatgatttcaAAAAAGTAATACTGGTGAGATTATgtgataatttcttttattaaatataaatacataaaaattatttgttaGTAATTACAcgtatgttaaaaatatttgttgattattaGTATCATTATTCAAGTAAATAATATACAATTTAACTTTCCAACCTTGCTTGAAAAAATTCTTAAATGAGACAATATTTTGCTTTATCATTGTgcttaataataatgatgataataaatgaataatacgTTACTAATTAGTTTTAAAAGTGAATAACTTCAAATACTTGCTCATTTAAATacgttacaaaaaaaataattgatctCCAACCTCTTCTCTTTTCCCAAATCTAAGTCGTAGCCCACAATACTCCGTCTGTCTTACATATATGCTAATTCACAAAAATGAAGCAATTTTGGTCAAGTGAAAGTGAATACAAtaccaaaaaaaaagtcaattttatTGACTCTCTCTCCTTTTTATTTGGGTGTGATTTGTAGATTGGCAATGGTGATGTGATGGATTGAAACCAATAACATCTCTGCACAACTCATGATAATCAGAGAAGAGATACCATGATTTGTCAAGTTCCGAAACtccaaacaaaaatgaaaaaaaaagcttAACCGAGCTTCATGATAGGTCAAACTCCAAAACTTCAAACATAACTCAGCTGCATTcaagagaaaattaaatattaaattctctctttaaacttttcttttcttcctttccttcATTCTTTTCTTCCTAAAACTTTAATCTACTAAAGTAGTCAGCAACATGTTTGACTAATGCAAATACTTTTCATGGAATTGGTATACACACAACTAATCATTTATTGTTTCTTCTGTAATTTGGAGTGATAATTAAAGAAGAATCCAAATAGCAATTTTAGGATTAAACAGCGAATTTATACTGGCTTAACAACTAAAAAGATAATTCCAATTAGGCGAGTGATTACTTTAGATTCCAGAGTCAATCATAATATATAGTGCAATTATTCTAAAAGATCAATCTATATAGTAGATATACAGCTCAATAAATTGTATTCATGGCAGCAAGTTTGATCCATAAAGAAATCAACAAAATAAAACTCACggtttgaacatgcaagcatcgAAAAAAGCCcagataacaaaaaaaatgaaattcattGTTTGAACATAGGGTAAACACCTAACCTAATGTCAGGGGTGTGGACGTCAGAGACGATGATGGAGAACGCGG contains:
- the LOC112771714 gene encoding probable UDP-arabinose 4-epimerase 2 → MIKQSPSLSSTSPFAIREPGVTHVLVTGGAGYIGSHATLRLLKENYRVTIVDNLSRGNMGAVRVLQNLFPEPGRLQFIYVDLGDQTSVNKIFLENKFDAVMHFAAIAYVGESTEDPLKLTKSFFRKWLIWDLTEINWLNLYATGSKMSGYLGAEFQETMVDSLR